AAGACAAGCCGACCAGCAGCAAGCCGTCGGCGCCGTTTATCACGTCCACCCTGCAACAGGCTGCGAGTAACCGCCTGGGCTTCGGCGTGAAGAAAACCATGATGATGGCCCAGCGTCTGTATGAAGCCGGCTACATCACGTATATGCGTACCGACTCCACCAACCTCTCGGCCGATGCCGTGACGATGGCGCGCACCTATATTGAAGGCGAGTTCGGCAAGAAGTACCTGCCGGAAAACCCGAATGTCTACAGCAGCAAGGAAGGCGCACAAGAGGCTCACGAAGCGATTCGTCCGTCTGACGCCAATACCGAGCCAAGCAAGCTGTCGGGCATGGAGCGTGATGCAGAGCGGCTCTACGAGCTGATCTGGCGCCAGTTCCTCGCGTGCCAGATGCTGCCAGCCCAATACCTGTCAACCACGGTCACCGTCGGTGCCGGCGATTTCGAGCTGCGCGCCAAGGGCCGCATCCTGAAGTTCGACGGCTACACCCGGGTCATGCCGCAGATTGCCAAGCCTGGCGATGACGACGTGCTGCCGGACATGGCCCAGGGCGACGCGATGAAGCTGATCAAGCTTGATCCGACCCAGCACTTCACCAAGCCGCCGGCGCGTTACTCGGAAGCGAGCCTGGTCAAGGAGATGGAAAAACGCGGCATCGGTCGTCCTTCGACCTACGCCGCGATCATTTCCACCATTCAGGACCGTGGCTACGTTGCGCTGCACAACCGTCGTTTCTACTCGGAAAAGATGGGCGACATCGTGACCGAGCGTCTGGCCGAGAGCTTCTCCAATCTCATGGACTACGGCTTCACCGCCGGCATGGAAGAGAATCTCGATGACGTGGCTCAGGGCGAGCGCGACTGGAAAAACGTGCTCGACGAGTTCTACGGCGACTTCAAGAAGAAACTCGAAGTAGCCGAAAGCGCCGAAGGCGGCATGCGCGCCAACCAGCCGGTGATGACTGATATCCCGTGCGTGTTGTGCGGGCGTCCGATGCAGATTCGTACCGCATCGACCGGCGTGTTCCTGGGTTGCTCGGGTTACAGCCTGCCGCCGAAAGAACGCTGCAAGGCCACCGTCAACCTGGTACCGGGCGATGAAATCGCGGCGGACGACGAGGGTGAATCGGAATCCTTGGTACTGCGCGGCAAGCACCGTTGCCCGATCTGCAGCACGGCGATGGACGCCTACCTGCTGGATGAGAAGCGCAAGCTGCACATCTGCGGTAACAACCCGGATTGCGCTGGTTATGAAATCGAAGAGGGCACCTATCGCATCAAGGGCTACGAAGGTCCGAGCCTGGAATGCGACAAGTGCGGCAGCGAGATGCAGCTCAAGACCGGCCGTTTCGGCAAGTTCTTCGGTTGCACCAACGCGACGTGCAAGAACACCCGCAAACTGCTGAAAAGCGGTGATGCGGCGCCGCCGAAGATGGATCCGGTGAAGATGCCTGAGCTGAAATGCGAAAAGGTCAACGACACCTACATCCTGCGCGACGGTGCTTCCGGCCTGTTCCTGGCGGCCAGTCAATTCCCGAAAAACCGCGAGACGCGTGCTCCGCTGGTCATGGAAATTGTGCCGCACAAGGATGAGATCGATCCGAAGTACCACTTCCTCTGCGAAGCACCGAAGAAAGATCCGGACGGCCTGCCTGCGGTGATCCGCTACAGCCGCAAGACCAAAGAGCAGTACGTGCAGACTGAAGTCGACGGTAAGCCGACTGGCTGGAAGGCGTACTACGACGGCGGCAAATGGACGGTCGAAGACAAGCGTCCAGCGAAGGTCGCTAAGGCTTAACAGGTGCTGTACTGAAAAGGCCGCATGACAACCTACTGGTTTTCATGCGGCCTTTTTGTTTTGTGCTTGCGGTAGGATCGGCGGATCCACGACACTGTCTGACCTGCGTGAAGCAATTATT
This region of Pseudomonas mandelii genomic DNA includes:
- the topA gene encoding type I DNA topoisomerase, with the protein product MGKSLVIVESPAKAKTINKYLGNQYVVKSSIGHIRDLPTSGSASASKEPAAKRGKAAAGEGPVLTPKEKARKQLVSRMGVDPDHGWKAKYEILPGKEKVIEELRRLAKDADTIYLATDLDREGEAIAWHLREAIGGDDSRYKRVVFNEITKKAIQEAFSKPGELDIDRVNAQQARRFLDRVVGYMVSPLLWAKVARGLSAGRVQSVAVKLVVEREREIRAFNPEEYWEVHADLGTAKGATVRFDVAREKGEAFKPLNEAQAMAALEKLKASSYSIVKREDKPTSSKPSAPFITSTLQQAASNRLGFGVKKTMMMAQRLYEAGYITYMRTDSTNLSADAVTMARTYIEGEFGKKYLPENPNVYSSKEGAQEAHEAIRPSDANTEPSKLSGMERDAERLYELIWRQFLACQMLPAQYLSTTVTVGAGDFELRAKGRILKFDGYTRVMPQIAKPGDDDVLPDMAQGDAMKLIKLDPTQHFTKPPARYSEASLVKEMEKRGIGRPSTYAAIISTIQDRGYVALHNRRFYSEKMGDIVTERLAESFSNLMDYGFTAGMEENLDDVAQGERDWKNVLDEFYGDFKKKLEVAESAEGGMRANQPVMTDIPCVLCGRPMQIRTASTGVFLGCSGYSLPPKERCKATVNLVPGDEIAADDEGESESLVLRGKHRCPICSTAMDAYLLDEKRKLHICGNNPDCAGYEIEEGTYRIKGYEGPSLECDKCGSEMQLKTGRFGKFFGCTNATCKNTRKLLKSGDAAPPKMDPVKMPELKCEKVNDTYILRDGASGLFLAASQFPKNRETRAPLVMEIVPHKDEIDPKYHFLCEAPKKDPDGLPAVIRYSRKTKEQYVQTEVDGKPTGWKAYYDGGKWTVEDKRPAKVAKA